One Pararhizobium capsulatum DSM 1112 DNA segment encodes these proteins:
- the tnpA gene encoding IS66-like element accessory protein TnpA: MDEGQKLAVRLVGRNGRRRFDQGSKDRLVAACLEPGASVSKLAREHGVNANLVWKWIRKHTQAHPLSPSSASAFIPVQITASSNKIDIEMPAADREERLSTAERGGPLTSPAKVSASLPNGVRLTLECNDLSGLTAIIGALGHVQTGR; this comes from the coding sequence ATGGATGAAGGTCAAAAACTCGCCGTGCGGCTGGTTGGTCGAAATGGAAGACGCCGCTTCGATCAAGGATCGAAAGATCGCCTCGTTGCGGCCTGCCTTGAACCCGGCGCATCGGTATCGAAACTTGCGCGAGAACACGGGGTCAACGCGAACCTCGTTTGGAAGTGGATCAGGAAACACACCCAGGCACATCCGTTATCGCCGTCTTCGGCATCTGCGTTTATTCCAGTCCAGATCACGGCTTCGAGCAACAAGATCGACATCGAGATGCCTGCCGCGGATCGCGAAGAGCGATTGTCGACGGCGGAGAGGGGCGGCCCGCTGACCTCTCCAGCGAAGGTGAGCGCGTCACTGCCCAATGGTGTGAGACTGACGCTGGAGTGCAATGATCTCAGCGGATTGACGGCGATAATCGGAGCGTTGGGTCATGTTCAGACTGGGCGCTGA
- a CDS encoding DUF982 domain-containing protein translates to MMADVSFSVPLQVSFANGLTRTFESLHDTSDFLEREWPLRHGDRYKRACEKCRAALLRQASVTVAREAFIAACVEAGLAVQVLPAAWRRSASPSPPRIGT, encoded by the coding sequence ATGATGGCCGATGTAAGCTTTTCAGTTCCGCTTCAAGTGAGCTTCGCAAACGGGCTGACCCGCACTTTCGAGAGCCTGCACGACACCTCAGACTTTTTGGAAAGAGAATGGCCGCTGCGGCACGGCGACCGCTACAAGCGTGCGTGCGAAAAATGCCGCGCTGCTCTTTTGCGACAGGCCTCTGTCACTGTAGCTCGCGAGGCATTTATCGCCGCGTGCGTAGAGGCCGGGTTGGCTGTTCAAGTACTGCCGGCGGCATGGCGCCGTTCCGCATCGCCTTCACCGCCGCGTATTGGTACTTAA
- a CDS encoding response regulator, which produces MAYSGTVVLVVEDELLVRMAIVMSLEDEGFRVFEASNADEAIDILNAHPEIQVMFTDIDMPGSMDGLKLASAVRDRWPPVKIIVTSGHHYLNDQALPVEGRFFSKPYNHSQIVSTITAMAATS; this is translated from the coding sequence ATGGCATACAGCGGGACCGTGGTTCTTGTCGTCGAGGATGAGTTACTCGTCCGAATGGCAATCGTGATGTCGCTCGAGGACGAGGGATTCAGGGTGTTTGAGGCCTCCAATGCGGATGAAGCGATCGACATTTTGAATGCGCATCCTGAAATCCAGGTCATGTTTACCGATATCGATATGCCGGGTAGCATGGACGGTCTGAAGCTTGCCTCAGCAGTGCGCGACAGGTGGCCGCCCGTCAAAATCATCGTCACCTCAGGTCATCATTATTTGAACGATCAAGCGCTGCCAGTCGAAGGTCGATTTTTCAGCAAGCCGTACAACCATTCCCAGATTGTCAGCACAATCACGGCAATGGCGGCGACAAGCTAG
- a CDS encoding sensor histidine kinase — MNEVPVESELDWVLILAPFRKDADYIAAFLREQEVEVRAAKADDDLIQHLDLAPGVIVITHEALKPDVVAKIAEHLAKQADWSEVPVIVLLERAAPIARIRTQLQSSWPGSRLMFHMRPIAALELVNAIQSNLIVRLRQRQVRDSIEREKELRLELNHRVKNILASVTSIFQMTKRGATSLEDLDTEFTGRLQALSNVHTAVVEAGGEEVSLYAVVGLTVSPYNRSGASRIDVRGAEIVVSREAGTTIALCLHELITNAIKYGALSVPAGNVTIAWDLGKLGEPFLSLEWCEVGGPTVREPTRYGYGSRYVRSALGSLFGSAPEIVFAPTGFRCRVGGPLSRLTPRD, encoded by the coding sequence ATGAACGAAGTTCCGGTCGAAAGCGAGCTAGACTGGGTGCTCATCCTTGCCCCGTTTCGCAAGGATGCTGACTACATCGCCGCTTTCCTCCGTGAACAGGAGGTTGAGGTTCGTGCGGCGAAGGCCGATGACGATCTGATCCAGCACCTCGATCTGGCTCCGGGCGTTATCGTCATCACGCACGAAGCGCTCAAACCGGATGTCGTCGCAAAAATTGCCGAGCACCTGGCAAAGCAGGCCGACTGGTCAGAAGTGCCCGTCATTGTCTTGCTGGAACGCGCCGCTCCGATTGCCAGAATTCGCACCCAGTTGCAGTCCTCCTGGCCGGGGTCACGGCTGATGTTTCATATGCGCCCCATTGCGGCGCTGGAGCTTGTCAATGCGATTCAATCAAACCTCATCGTGCGGCTGCGCCAACGGCAGGTTCGGGATTCCATCGAGCGAGAAAAAGAACTGCGGCTCGAGCTCAATCACCGGGTGAAGAACATTCTGGCGAGCGTGACGTCGATTTTTCAGATGACGAAACGCGGAGCCACATCGCTGGAAGACCTGGACACCGAGTTCACAGGGCGGCTTCAGGCGCTCTCCAACGTCCATACCGCCGTCGTCGAGGCCGGGGGAGAGGAGGTATCTCTATATGCCGTCGTGGGCCTGACAGTATCGCCTTATAACCGCAGCGGCGCCAGCCGCATCGACGTTAGGGGTGCGGAGATCGTCGTCAGCCGCGAAGCCGGCACAACGATCGCACTGTGTCTGCACGAGCTCATAACCAACGCCATCAAATATGGCGCTCTTTCCGTCCCTGCAGGAAACGTCACCATCGCTTGGGATCTTGGAAAACTCGGTGAGCCTTTCCTTTCACTCGAATGGTGCGAGGTTGGGGGACCAACGGTACGAGAGCCGACCCGTTACGGCTATGGCAGCCGATACGTACGCTCGGCACTCGGATCGCTGTTTGGTAGTGCTCCCGAAATCGTCTTTGCGCCTACTGGCTTTCGCTGCAGGGTGGGCGGCCCGTTGTCGCGGTTGACGCCGCGGGATTGA
- a CDS encoding ATPase domain-containing protein, which translates to MPKLKKPSVVSTGIAGLDEILRGGLPASNLYMLQGAPGSGKTTAALQFLRAGVEAGESCIYVTLSQTAAELEAIAVSHGWTLDGIRVEELSTSGTVNEPDDQSIFMTSDLRLDETRKAIEAAIEEHKPRRLVYDSLLEIRLITGDSPRFRRELIGFKSFLAKQNVVALLLDTQTAGVERSGEEVEGLAHGVIRFDKSLEEYGGIRRRIEISKMRGVPIADGYHDMAIREGLGVVVFPRIMPSTASDTAKPHMIKSGVAELDEMFGGGQEAGTTTLVIGQSGTGKSTMSSLYATAALERGENVALFLFEERLETFFRRSEGLGMELRQFHKDGKLILRDFNPNEISPGEFGQIVQDAVTQSKSRVVVIDSLTGYLNSLPHRDKAVRDIQSLLKYLARSGVLTMLIVAQHGLLGQNVGIDVDVSFLGDTVLLLRIMEHEGRLRRNITVVKKRHGPHDLNVRELLIESGSVSVVAYNPLPDPK; encoded by the coding sequence ATGCCCAAACTGAAAAAGCCTTCCGTGGTCAGCACGGGAATTGCAGGACTTGACGAAATTTTGCGGGGCGGGCTTCCAGCGTCCAACCTGTATATGCTGCAGGGCGCTCCGGGATCGGGCAAAACGACGGCGGCGCTGCAGTTCTTACGTGCTGGTGTTGAGGCGGGTGAAAGCTGTATTTACGTCACACTTTCACAGACAGCTGCGGAACTGGAGGCGATCGCAGTATCCCACGGCTGGACGCTCGACGGCATCCGTGTCGAAGAGCTTTCGACCTCCGGAACAGTCAACGAGCCTGATGATCAGAGCATCTTCATGACTTCGGACCTTCGCCTGGATGAGACCCGAAAGGCGATCGAAGCCGCCATCGAGGAACACAAACCCCGGCGTCTCGTCTACGACTCCCTTCTTGAAATTCGCCTGATCACGGGCGACTCTCCTCGCTTCCGCCGCGAACTGATTGGATTCAAGTCATTCCTTGCCAAACAGAACGTTGTGGCGCTTTTACTCGACACGCAGACTGCTGGCGTCGAGCGCAGCGGCGAGGAAGTCGAGGGCCTCGCTCACGGCGTCATTCGTTTCGACAAGTCGCTAGAAGAATATGGCGGCATCCGCCGCCGGATCGAGATCTCCAAGATGCGCGGGGTGCCGATCGCCGACGGCTATCACGATATGGCCATTCGGGAAGGGTTGGGCGTCGTCGTTTTCCCGCGCATCATGCCGAGTACCGCCTCCGACACCGCTAAACCACACATGATCAAGTCCGGCGTTGCCGAGCTCGACGAAATGTTCGGTGGGGGTCAGGAGGCCGGCACCACGACACTGGTCATCGGGCAGTCTGGCACAGGCAAATCGACGATGTCATCGCTCTACGCGACGGCAGCACTTGAGCGCGGCGAAAATGTCGCGTTGTTTTTGTTTGAAGAGCGATTGGAAACGTTCTTTCGCCGCTCGGAGGGATTGGGTATGGAACTGCGCCAGTTCCACAAGGACGGCAAGCTGATCCTGCGCGATTTCAATCCCAACGAAATCTCGCCAGGTGAGTTCGGCCAGATCGTCCAGGACGCAGTGACGCAGAGCAAGTCGCGCGTTGTCGTGATTGATAGTCTCACAGGCTACCTCAACTCCCTACCACATCGGGACAAAGCCGTCCGCGATATCCAGTCGCTGCTGAAATACCTCGCCCGCTCCGGTGTGCTCACCATGCTGATCGTTGCCCAGCACGGGTTGCTTGGCCAGAACGTCGGCATCGATGTCGATGTCAGCTTCCTCGGAGACACGGTGCTTCTGCTCCGGATCATGGAGCACGAAGGGCGCTTGCGGCGAAACATCACCGTCGTGAAGAAGCGCCATGGCCCGCACGACCTCAATGTTCGCGAATTGCTGATTGAAAGTGGGAGCGTCAGCGTTGTCGCCTATAATCCTTTGCCCGATCCGAAATGA
- a CDS encoding cold-shock protein, with product MTTGTVKWFNSTKGFGFIQPDNGGADAFVHISAVERAGMRELVEGQKIGFDLERDNKSGKMSACNLQAA from the coding sequence ATGACCACTGGCACAGTTAAATGGTTTAATTCCACCAAGGGCTTCGGCTTCATTCAGCCCGACAACGGTGGCGCGGACGCCTTCGTTCACATCTCTGCCGTAGAGCGCGCCGGTATGCGCGAACTCGTCGAAGGTCAGAAGATCGGCTTCGACCTGGAGCGAGATAACAAGTCTGGCAAGATGTCGGCTTGCAATCTCCAGGCAGCATAA
- a CDS encoding hybrid sensor histidine kinase/response regulator — translation MSADVTTFQAEALDGRYRLLVDAITDYAVYMLDPDGHVSSWNSGAKRFKGYTEAEILGEHFSRFYTPEDRQAGIPQQALATAAADGRFEAEGWRIRKDGARFWAHVVIDAMRDPGGQLIGFAKITRDLSERKLAEQELRRSEEQFRLLVEGVTDYAIYMLTPEGNVSSWNAGAQRIKGYEPSEIIGQHFSRFYTEEDRAAELPRKALEIAATEGRFEKEGWRVRKDGTRFWASVIIDAIHAEDGSLIGFAKVTRDVTEKRQAQEALDRAQQDLFQAQKMEAVGQLTGGIAHDFNNLLTAILGSLEIAKKRAVLGQNNADLINNAIQGAKRGASLTQRLLAFSRKQDLKLERVNLAELVREMASLIERTIGPGIEIATTFPLVMPPVLSDPNQLESALLNLVVNARDAMQGGGCISIEARRQTVGAGQIKELSTGHYIVLSVTDEGEGMDVDTLEKAATPFFTTKGVGKGTGLGLPMVQGIMAQSGGALVLQSRKGEGTRAELWLPIAEPEKTETAGTPEKAASTPFLERSLTVLAVDDDALVLMNTALMLEDLGHVAIEAHSGKDALRILESGSVPDVIITDHAMPDMTGVELAAHVAELFPDVPILLATGYAELPDGVGTGLQRLSKPFMQSQLNDALATILDVRKP, via the coding sequence ATGAGTGCAGACGTGACCACGTTCCAGGCCGAGGCGCTGGATGGCCGCTACCGGTTGCTGGTCGATGCCATCACGGACTATGCCGTCTATATGCTCGATCCGGATGGACACGTCAGTAGCTGGAACTCAGGTGCCAAACGGTTCAAGGGTTATACAGAGGCAGAGATCCTGGGTGAGCACTTCTCGCGTTTCTATACACCTGAGGATCGGCAGGCCGGCATCCCGCAGCAGGCTCTGGCAACTGCTGCGGCCGATGGTCGATTTGAGGCTGAGGGCTGGCGCATCCGAAAGGATGGCGCGCGCTTTTGGGCGCACGTCGTGATCGATGCCATGCGCGACCCCGGAGGCCAGCTTATCGGGTTCGCAAAGATCACCCGCGACCTGTCAGAGCGAAAGCTGGCAGAACAGGAGCTTAGGCGTAGCGAGGAGCAGTTCCGTCTGCTGGTCGAAGGTGTCACGGACTACGCGATTTACATGCTCACACCCGAAGGCAACGTGTCGAGTTGGAACGCAGGCGCACAGCGCATCAAGGGCTACGAGCCAAGCGAGATCATCGGGCAACATTTCTCGCGGTTCTACACCGAGGAGGATCGTGCTGCCGAGCTTCCGCGAAAGGCGCTCGAGATCGCCGCGACCGAAGGTCGGTTCGAGAAGGAAGGCTGGCGTGTCCGGAAAGATGGAACGCGTTTTTGGGCGAGCGTCATCATCGATGCGATTCATGCTGAGGACGGGTCGCTCATCGGCTTTGCGAAGGTGACGCGCGACGTCACCGAGAAGCGACAGGCTCAGGAAGCACTTGACCGCGCACAGCAGGACCTCTTTCAAGCACAGAAGATGGAAGCGGTAGGCCAGCTCACTGGCGGCATTGCGCATGACTTCAATAATCTTCTGACAGCCATCCTCGGCAGTTTGGAGATCGCCAAGAAGCGTGCGGTGTTAGGCCAGAACAATGCTGATCTCATCAACAACGCCATTCAGGGGGCGAAACGAGGCGCTTCGCTGACCCAACGTCTACTTGCGTTTTCGCGGAAACAGGATCTCAAGCTGGAAAGGGTCAATCTTGCAGAGCTTGTGCGGGAAATGGCGTCGCTCATCGAACGCACCATCGGTCCCGGCATCGAAATCGCCACGACGTTCCCGCTTGTGATGCCGCCGGTCCTGTCCGACCCGAACCAGCTCGAGAGTGCACTGCTCAACCTGGTGGTCAATGCTCGCGATGCAATGCAAGGCGGTGGGTGCATCTCCATTGAAGCCCGACGCCAAACGGTGGGTGCGGGACAGATCAAAGAACTTTCCACTGGCCACTACATCGTCCTCTCCGTCACCGACGAGGGCGAGGGGATGGACGTGGATACGCTCGAGAAAGCGGCGACGCCGTTCTTTACCACGAAGGGCGTCGGGAAAGGTACTGGCTTAGGACTGCCGATGGTTCAGGGCATTATGGCGCAGTCCGGCGGCGCCCTCGTGCTGCAGTCGCGCAAGGGGGAGGGAACGAGAGCTGAGTTATGGCTTCCTATCGCCGAGCCGGAAAAGACGGAAACGGCAGGTACACCGGAAAAGGCCGCTTCCACGCCGTTCCTGGAGCGATCGTTGACCGTACTCGCCGTCGATGACGATGCCCTCGTTCTCATGAATACTGCATTGATGCTGGAAGATCTTGGTCACGTTGCAATCGAAGCGCATTCCGGAAAGGACGCTCTCCGAATTCTGGAAAGCGGCTCAGTTCCAGACGTGATCATCACGGACCACGCGATGCCGGACATGACGGGCGTTGAACTGGCCGCACACGTGGCCGAGCTCTTTCCCGACGTTCCGATCCTGCTTGCAACCGGGTATGCAGAATTGCCTGATGGCGTCGGCACGGGGCTTCAAAGATTGTCTAAGCCCTTCATGCAGTCGCAGCTGAACGACGCTCTCGCGACCATACTAGACGTCCGGAAACCGTAG
- a CDS encoding HpcH/HpaI aldolase/citrate lyase family protein yields the protein MRFRSLLYVPASSERFIAKAHERGADAIILDLEDSVVPAEKQAARERLLDAVPMAGRNGAKVFVRINSEPGLQKADALAACQAGAFGLYIAKTQSPDQLHILASHVEPIERQIGRDEISFVPLLEDAGAVLEARAIARFRRVVGLATGGEDLAAGMGAEPLPEVLRLPKLMVHLAAKAEGKLSFGTLSTIADYSNLESVGAAAREAKAHGFDGASCIHPSAVSILNAAFSPSVERIAWARTVVEAAAAAEAGGRGAFVLDGTMVDAPIVARARRILDEVSQ from the coding sequence ATGAGGTTCCGCTCCTTGCTCTATGTCCCAGCCTCTTCCGAACGTTTCATCGCCAAGGCTCATGAGCGCGGTGCAGACGCGATCATCCTCGATCTGGAAGATTCCGTGGTCCCAGCCGAGAAGCAGGCTGCGCGCGAAAGGCTTTTGGACGCTGTTCCCATGGCTGGGCGCAACGGCGCCAAGGTCTTCGTGCGGATCAATTCCGAGCCGGGGCTACAGAAGGCGGACGCTCTGGCCGCCTGCCAAGCCGGTGCCTTCGGTCTTTACATCGCAAAGACACAATCACCGGACCAACTCCACATTCTTGCTTCCCACGTCGAGCCAATAGAACGACAGATCGGAAGGGACGAGATCAGCTTCGTGCCGCTACTGGAAGATGCCGGAGCAGTTCTCGAAGCGCGAGCGATTGCCCGCTTTCGACGCGTGGTCGGCCTTGCGACGGGCGGTGAGGATCTCGCAGCTGGTATGGGTGCGGAGCCACTTCCTGAAGTATTACGGCTTCCGAAACTTATGGTGCACCTCGCAGCCAAGGCCGAAGGGAAGCTATCGTTCGGCACGCTGAGCACGATAGCGGACTATAGCAATCTCGAGTCAGTTGGGGCCGCTGCGCGCGAAGCAAAAGCGCATGGCTTTGATGGCGCAAGCTGCATTCATCCGTCCGCGGTTTCCATTCTGAACGCGGCTTTTTCTCCGAGCGTCGAAAGAATTGCTTGGGCCCGTACTGTGGTCGAGGCCGCCGCGGCCGCGGAGGCGGGAGGGCGGGGTGCGTTTGTACTGGACGGCACCATGGTGGACGCGCCAATTGTTGCCCGCGCCCGCCGTATCCTCGATGAGGTGTCTCAATAA
- a CDS encoding CaiB/BaiF CoA transferase family protein, which produces MTGYSRRHWDPSAKGPLEGIKVLDLSRLVAGNMLSLQLADFGADVVKIESPSGDPLRDWKDDGHSLYWKTYSRNKRSVVLNLRRKADMDALWSLIERADVFIENFRPGTLEQMGLAPDVLHARNPDLIIVRISGFGQTGPYAQLPGFGTIVEGMSGFAYRTGFPDREPVLPPLALADMIAGVYGSSATVTALLARDRGLARGQVIDLSLLEPIFSVLGPESAIYKVTGVIKERVGSASNTAAPRNVYKCRDGKYVALSGSTPQVARRIFEIIGRADMNDDPRFATNSDRVKNRALVDEVVGGWFAEHDHDEALEIMRNAGATVGPIYNVADATRDPHFADREIIVNAEDSEFGSLPMHNIVPRLSQTPGVWRKPAPSLGEHTAEVLAEAGLESAMIEIILGEQS; this is translated from the coding sequence ATGACCGGCTATTCGCGTAGACATTGGGATCCAAGTGCTAAAGGTCCCTTGGAGGGCATCAAGGTGCTCGATCTTTCGCGGCTAGTAGCCGGGAACATGCTGTCGCTGCAACTCGCCGATTTCGGCGCCGATGTCGTTAAGATCGAGTCACCCTCCGGCGACCCACTGCGCGACTGGAAGGATGACGGTCACTCGCTCTATTGGAAGACGTACAGCCGCAACAAGCGCTCGGTCGTCTTGAATCTCCGCCGGAAGGCCGACATGGACGCGCTCTGGTCGCTCATTGAGAGAGCTGATGTGTTTATCGAGAACTTCCGGCCGGGCACGCTGGAGCAGATGGGGTTAGCGCCGGACGTGTTGCATGCACGCAATCCGGATCTCATCATCGTACGCATTTCGGGTTTCGGCCAGACAGGACCCTACGCGCAATTGCCCGGCTTCGGCACGATCGTCGAGGGCATGAGCGGCTTTGCCTACCGCACTGGCTTTCCCGATCGCGAACCGGTCCTGCCACCACTCGCACTGGCGGACATGATTGCCGGCGTCTATGGCAGTTCGGCGACTGTCACGGCGCTGCTTGCCCGCGATCGTGGTCTTGCAAGGGGACAGGTCATCGATCTCTCGCTGCTGGAACCGATTTTCTCCGTGCTCGGCCCGGAATCCGCGATTTACAAAGTGACAGGGGTGATCAAGGAGCGCGTCGGCAGCGCCTCAAATACTGCAGCTCCGCGCAATGTCTACAAATGTCGAGACGGCAAATATGTCGCGCTCTCCGGCTCGACGCCGCAGGTGGCCCGGCGCATCTTTGAGATCATCGGCCGCGCCGACATGAACGATGATCCACGCTTTGCGACCAATTCGGATCGTGTCAAGAACCGGGCGCTGGTGGATGAGGTTGTCGGCGGTTGGTTCGCCGAGCATGATCACGACGAGGCGCTAGAGATCATGCGCAATGCAGGCGCAACCGTCGGGCCGATCTATAATGTTGCCGATGCTACGCGGGACCCGCACTTTGCCGACCGCGAGATCATCGTCAATGCCGAAGACTCCGAATTCGGTAGCCTGCCGATGCACAACATCGTTCCCCGGCTCTCCCAAACGCCAGGTGTCTGGCGCAAGCCCGCCCCCTCGCTCGGCGAACACACCGCCGAAGTGCTGGCCGAGGCGGGGCTGGAGTCAGCAATGATCGAAATCATCCTGGGGGAACAGTCATGA
- a CDS encoding ABC transporter ATP-binding protein — MSEIELRNVGKSYGSLSVLNDISLDMSSGEFVVLVGPSGCGKSTLLRMIAGLEDITAGEITIGGKIVNDMPAKERDLAMVFQSYALYPHMKVADNMSFALKLAGVSKAEISRRVTDAAEILGLEHLLGRLPRELSGGQRQRVAMGRAIVRDPRAFLFDEPLSNLDAKLRVKMRGEIKKLHQRLGKTTIYVTHDQTEAMTMADTIVVLNGGKIEQMGPPLELYRNPRNLFVAGFIGSPEINLLKGVVDGGMLRLADGTRLPLPSGTHPVQGRSVVYGIRPQHIRLSDEGIAAGIALVEPTGDTQEVTLRLAAADITMVLGDDPPLLPGAQVRIGIDPANVLLFDEASGERLQ, encoded by the coding sequence ATGTCTGAGATCGAACTCAGGAACGTCGGCAAGAGCTATGGCAGCCTATCCGTGCTCAACGATATCTCGCTGGATATGAGCAGCGGCGAATTTGTGGTACTGGTCGGTCCGTCGGGCTGCGGAAAGTCCACGCTGTTACGGATGATTGCCGGACTGGAGGATATCACCGCCGGTGAGATCACCATCGGCGGCAAGATTGTCAACGACATGCCGGCAAAGGAACGCGATCTTGCGATGGTGTTCCAGAGCTATGCGCTCTATCCGCATATGAAGGTCGCCGACAATATGAGCTTCGCGCTGAAGCTCGCCGGGGTTTCAAAGGCTGAGATCAGCCGTCGCGTCACGGACGCTGCTGAAATCCTCGGCCTTGAGCACCTTCTCGGCCGGCTTCCCCGCGAGCTTTCCGGTGGACAGCGCCAGCGCGTTGCCATGGGACGCGCCATCGTGCGCGATCCGCGCGCCTTCCTGTTTGATGAGCCTCTGTCCAATCTCGATGCCAAGCTGCGCGTCAAGATGCGCGGCGAGATCAAGAAACTGCATCAACGCCTGGGCAAGACGACGATTTACGTCACCCACGATCAAACCGAAGCCATGACCATGGCCGACACGATCGTAGTGCTGAACGGCGGCAAGATCGAACAGATGGGACCGCCTCTGGAACTCTACAGAAATCCGCGCAACCTCTTCGTCGCTGGGTTCATCGGATCGCCGGAAATCAACCTCCTGAAAGGCGTGGTCGACGGAGGGATGCTGCGGCTTGCCGATGGCACCAGGCTACCGCTGCCGTCCGGCACCCATCCGGTTCAGGGTCGTAGTGTTGTCTATGGCATCCGCCCGCAGCATATCCGTCTCAGCGATGAGGGCATCGCCGCTGGGATCGCACTGGTCGAACCAACAGGTGATACACAGGAAGTCACTCTCCGGCTGGCTGCGGCCGACATCACTATGGTGCTGGGTGACGACCCGCCACTCCTGCCAGGTGCGCAGGTCAGGATCGGTATCGACCCCGCCAATGTACTCCTGTTCGATGAAGCTTCCGGAGAGCGCCTCCAATGA